A single window of Dethiosulfovibrio salsuginis DNA harbors:
- the nadD gene encoding nicotinate-nucleotide adenylyltransferase, whose translation MLSSNSSQKRHTDKTDKSTRKIGVMGGTFDPIHHGHLVAAEEALFALGLERVIFIPTGDSFHKAQHKVSSPEDRYMMTSLATLENDRFRVSRIEIDRHEPSYTVDTLREMRHWFPTGEVSFYFITGVDAVSTMMSWHEHDSLPGLCSIVAVTRPGYGKEGFEFLKSFPDSFRKSVVPLTIPSLSISSTEIRKRVKEGKNIRYLVPPLVEQYIRKKGLYREARLEKTSKR comes from the coding sequence ATGTTGTCTTCGAATTCCAGCCAGAAAAGGCATACTGATAAAACGGACAAAAGCACTCGGAAAATAGGTGTGATGGGAGGGACCTTTGATCCAATCCATCACGGCCACCTGGTCGCTGCGGAGGAGGCTCTTTTCGCCCTTGGGTTAGAGAGGGTGATCTTTATTCCTACAGGAGATTCTTTTCACAAAGCCCAACATAAGGTATCCTCCCCGGAGGATAGGTACATGATGACCAGTCTGGCTACACTGGAGAACGATAGATTTCGGGTGTCTAGAATAGAGATAGACCGACATGAGCCCAGCTACACCGTGGATACTTTGAGGGAAATGCGCCATTGGTTCCCCACCGGGGAGGTCTCTTTTTACTTCATAACAGGAGTAGATGCGGTATCGACGATGATGAGCTGGCATGAGCACGATAGTCTGCCTGGTCTATGCTCTATCGTGGCTGTGACCAGGCCAGGCTACGGAAAAGAGGGATTTGAGTTTCTCAAATCCTTCCCCGATTCCTTTAGAAAGTCCGTTGTTCCGTTAACTATCCCTTCTCTTTCCATCTCCAGCACCGAAATTCGCAAGAGGGTTAAAGAGGGAAAAAACATCAGATACCTGGTACCTCCTTTAGTGGAGCAATACATAAGAAAAAAAGGATTATATCGGGAAGCTCGACTTGAAAAAACATCAAAGAGGTGA
- the obgE gene encoding GTPase ObgE translates to MKFVDKVSINVSAGNGGNGCMSFRREKFVPKGGPDGGNGGKGGSIFLEATTDLHTLADFEYSKHISSENGGHGLGSKCFGANADDITIKVPCGTMVFDKETGEPLADLVEPGDRCLVARGGKGGKGNAHFASSRRRAPRFSEKGEQGEQRIITMELKLIADVALVGVPNAGKSSLLAAISNATPKIADYPFTTLSPNLGVMRLDQERIVVADVPGLIEGAHENKGLGHYFLRHIERTRVIVHVLDLSSGSIDSVLNQWRTVLDEFRAYNADLLDRPYVVVGNKIDLEPSNSVVGAFEDFFKSEGIDCLITSAVSGEGVDSFMGTLIDICRKYPRPTGVTRLFATISEEDEQGQKRRGRKQKAQIIRLQEPGCFRVIHTRIEEAVERYDFNQEEAVVRFMRIMREYRIEELLEASGAEEGDTVYIGDVVFEFQPEKAY, encoded by the coding sequence ATGAAGTTTGTTGATAAGGTTTCAATTAACGTTTCCGCTGGCAACGGCGGTAACGGCTGTATGAGCTTTCGCAGGGAGAAATTCGTTCCCAAGGGAGGTCCCGATGGAGGCAACGGTGGAAAAGGTGGCAGTATATTCCTTGAGGCGACCACCGATCTTCACACCTTGGCTGACTTTGAATACTCTAAGCACATTTCCTCGGAAAACGGTGGTCATGGCTTAGGTTCTAAGTGTTTTGGCGCTAATGCGGACGATATAACCATAAAAGTTCCCTGTGGAACCATGGTGTTTGACAAAGAGACAGGAGAGCCTCTAGCTGACCTGGTCGAACCTGGCGATCGTTGTCTCGTCGCCAGAGGAGGAAAGGGAGGAAAGGGCAACGCCCATTTCGCCAGTTCCAGGAGACGGGCCCCTCGTTTTTCGGAAAAAGGGGAACAGGGAGAGCAACGAATAATAACCATGGAACTAAAGCTGATAGCTGACGTGGCTTTGGTCGGAGTTCCAAACGCCGGAAAGTCAAGTTTGCTGGCCGCTATTTCCAACGCTACTCCTAAAATAGCCGACTATCCTTTTACGACCCTCTCTCCGAACCTTGGGGTAATGAGACTTGACCAAGAGAGGATCGTCGTCGCAGATGTCCCTGGGCTAATAGAGGGAGCTCACGAGAACAAAGGATTAGGTCATTACTTTCTGAGACACATAGAGAGAACAAGGGTTATCGTCCACGTGCTTGACCTCAGCTCTGGCTCTATAGACTCTGTTTTAAATCAGTGGAGGACGGTCCTGGATGAGTTTAGGGCCTACAACGCCGATCTTTTGGATCGACCCTACGTGGTAGTAGGCAATAAGATAGACCTAGAACCCTCTAACTCGGTTGTAGGTGCCTTTGAGGATTTCTTTAAGTCCGAAGGTATTGACTGCCTTATCACTAGCGCTGTTTCCGGCGAGGGAGTCGATAGTTTTATGGGGACATTGATAGATATTTGCAGAAAGTACCCCAGACCCACAGGTGTTACCAGGCTCTTTGCTACGATATCCGAAGAGGATGAACAAGGTCAGAAGCGAAGGGGCAGAAAACAGAAGGCCCAGATAATAAGGTTACAGGAGCCTGGTTGCTTCAGGGTAATTCACACTAGGATAGAGGAAGCTGTGGAGAGATACGATTTTAACCAAGAGGAAGCCGTAGTCCGGTTTATGCGTATCATGAGGGAGTACAGAATCGAGGAATTGCTGGAGGCCAGTGGAGCGGAGGAAGGCGATACGGTGTATATAGGCGATGTTGTCTTCGAATTCCAGCCAGAAAAGGCATACTGA
- the rpmA gene encoding 50S ribosomal protein L27: MLFKSFDLQFFAHKKGQGSSSNGRDSRGQRLGLKLSDGQVAKAGSIIVRQRGTSYHPGLNVGLGKDYTLFALKHGVVRFKSKGTRKYVFIEEVPSAV, from the coding sequence ATGCTGTTTAAGTCGTTCGATCTCCAGTTCTTTGCCCATAAAAAGGGGCAGGGAAGTAGCTCTAACGGAAGAGATTCTCGTGGTCAGAGGCTCGGCCTCAAGCTGAGCGATGGCCAGGTAGCGAAAGCTGGCAGTATCATAGTTCGTCAGAGGGGAACGTCCTATCATCCCGGCCTTAACGTAGGTCTGGGCAAAGACTATACCCTTTTTGCCCTTAAGCACGGCGTGGTCCGTTTTAAGAGCAAGGGAACTAGGAAATACGTCTTTATCGAAGAAGTACCCTCGGCTGTTTAA
- a CDS encoding ribosomal-processing cysteine protease Prp translates to MTEVVVYRGDDGSILSMKIEGHSDYAPSGQDIVCSSVTTLVQVLHVGLVDVLGMDVLSSVDEKRALVSIRWEKVTSESQAISAAVYKSFKALAKTYPRNVKLVEVQENAV, encoded by the coding sequence ATGACCGAGGTGGTGGTGTATCGGGGAGATGACGGATCTATATTGTCCATGAAGATCGAGGGACACTCGGATTACGCTCCCTCCGGTCAGGACATAGTCTGTTCGTCCGTTACCACCCTAGTGCAGGTGCTGCATGTGGGCCTTGTCGATGTCCTCGGCATGGACGTTCTTTCCTCTGTTGACGAGAAAAGAGCCCTGGTTTCCATTCGGTGGGAAAAGGTCACCTCCGAATCCCAGGCCATATCGGCCGCCGTCTATAAGAGCTTTAAAGCTCTAGCTAAGACCTATCCAAGAAACGTAAAACTGGTGGAGGTGCAAGAAAATGCTGTTTAA
- the rplU gene encoding 50S ribosomal protein L21, whose product MYAIIETGGKQYRVQPGDELKIEKLGIEENETVTFDRVLMVGSDEGVKVGAPLVDGASVVAKLLSNDKGKKIIVFKYKNKTNYRRFRGHRQPFSLVRIESING is encoded by the coding sequence ATGTACGCTATAATTGAAACTGGTGGTAAGCAGTACCGTGTGCAGCCTGGAGATGAGCTTAAGATAGAGAAGCTCGGGATTGAAGAGAACGAGACCGTGACCTTTGACAGGGTTCTGATGGTAGGTTCTGATGAGGGCGTTAAAGTCGGTGCCCCTCTGGTGGACGGTGCTTCCGTCGTGGCCAAGTTGCTCTCCAACGACAAGGGCAAGAAGATAATCGTCTTTAAGTACAAGAACAAGACAAATTATCGCAGATTTAGAGGGCATAGACAGCCCTTTTCCCTCGTTCGCATAGAGTCGATAAACGGCTAA
- a CDS encoding substrate-binding periplasmic protein, producing the protein MRKIFSVFIVLSVLFFAGAESWASPTLDRIRERGVLIGATTDFDTAPFIISDGDEAKGFDVDLIHAIAKKLGVDAKVIRIPWDGGITNAWTDGYDWSLFDIAASTITITDARGQKCLFSEPYFVTGQVLLTRGSADGLKTHSDAKGTTLGILQGSTAGAGAESIGAIPLPFEKYDQILEAVLAGIIGGAVMDGPVAEDYARQNPSLKVVDGFLTKEEFGVAMPSGDDEMADLVNQVISERAESLKAKWF; encoded by the coding sequence ATGAGAAAAATATTTTCTGTTTTTATCGTTTTAAGTGTGTTGTTTTTTGCCGGAGCGGAGAGTTGGGCTAGCCCAACTCTGGACCGTATAAGGGAAAGGGGAGTGCTAATAGGAGCGACCACCGACTTTGACACCGCTCCCTTCATAATATCCGACGGTGACGAGGCAAAAGGGTTTGACGTCGACCTAATTCACGCTATAGCGAAAAAGCTAGGCGTGGATGCCAAGGTTATACGTATCCCCTGGGATGGAGGAATCACAAACGCCTGGACCGACGGTTACGACTGGAGTCTTTTCGATATTGCGGCATCGACGATAACCATTACCGATGCCAGAGGGCAGAAATGTCTGTTCTCCGAGCCCTATTTTGTAACCGGTCAGGTCCTGCTCACCAGGGGCTCTGCCGATGGGTTGAAGACTCATTCCGATGCCAAAGGGACGACGTTAGGCATACTCCAAGGAAGTACCGCCGGTGCCGGTGCCGAATCTATAGGGGCGATCCCGCTTCCTTTCGAAAAATACGACCAGATATTAGAGGCCGTTTTAGCTGGGATAATAGGTGGAGCAGTTATGGATGGACCAGTCGCAGAGGATTACGCAAGGCAGAACCCCTCTCTTAAGGTAGTTGACGGCTTTCTCACAAAAGAGGAGTTCGGTGTCGCTATGCCCTCAGGGGACGATGAAATGGCGGATCTGGTCAACCAGGTTATATCGGAAAGGGCCGAATCGCTAAAGGCCAAGTGGTTTTAG
- a CDS encoding AAA family ATPase, whose protein sequence is MTQLIEEVHLENIGGIEEAQLCFSPGLTAITGESGAGKSSLVRALELVAGKRSASTMIKAGSDNGSVEAIFNSPSSKNLPPWEEGKLFIKREVNKNGRGRVWVQNRQVPLSTLSELSRELITIQSQFAQLELLNQDNQLQMVDSCGGPSLAALKKELKSEVKSTIEQEKRLLTIKKRQREITDRFQKAEDIVHRWRKMEINKESETTWEEDHRKLSSELARMNDLRKIRFRMKNDEPGSLKEELEDIMEQVLRRLPQENREEVSGHIDLLLESYSSILSILDEAGDEENRNLLEESVEELESKMGALRKLKRTAGVANVEELIDYCEEADRELEWLRSSNDLKNDVERQVEEHRKSASRMALELRRRRKEASLWLESRVNLCLSQMAMEDSLFSVGLIEESRLRTTGAESVEFRLSWGKGDPGPVSKMASGGELSRILLAIRLSLPDDQFPSTVVFDEVEAGLGGKAAVLAGIKLKELSNRCQVILITHEATIAAQADCHMVVRRKGNESYIEKLDRDGRVSEIARMLSGDFNLEEAKSHAAKLLDS, encoded by the coding sequence GTGACCCAGTTGATCGAAGAAGTCCACTTAGAGAATATCGGAGGCATAGAGGAAGCCCAACTTTGTTTCTCTCCTGGCCTTACCGCTATAACAGGAGAAAGCGGTGCAGGAAAAAGCAGCTTAGTCAGGGCCCTTGAGCTTGTAGCAGGCAAAAGATCGGCCTCTACTATGATAAAAGCCGGTAGCGATAACGGTTCGGTGGAAGCAATTTTTAATTCTCCATCATCAAAAAACCTCCCCCCTTGGGAAGAGGGTAAACTTTTTATTAAAAGAGAGGTCAATAAAAACGGTAGAGGTCGAGTATGGGTCCAAAATCGCCAGGTGCCTTTATCGACTTTAAGCGAATTATCTCGAGAACTGATAACTATCCAAAGCCAGTTTGCCCAGCTCGAATTGCTTAATCAGGATAATCAGCTCCAGATGGTCGATAGTTGCGGAGGCCCCTCTCTTGCAGCTCTAAAAAAAGAGTTAAAAAGTGAGGTTAAGTCGACTATCGAGCAGGAAAAAAGATTGCTCACCATCAAAAAAAGGCAAAGAGAGATTACCGATAGGTTTCAAAAAGCTGAGGATATCGTCCATCGATGGAGAAAGATGGAGATCAACAAAGAGAGTGAAACTACCTGGGAGGAGGACCATAGAAAACTGTCCTCCGAGTTGGCTAGGATGAACGATCTTAGAAAAATACGATTCAGGATGAAAAACGATGAACCAGGTAGTTTAAAGGAAGAGCTGGAGGATATAATGGAACAGGTTCTAAGGAGGCTACCTCAGGAAAACAGAGAGGAAGTCTCCGGCCATATAGACCTGTTGCTGGAATCCTACAGTTCTATTCTCTCTATACTTGACGAAGCGGGGGACGAGGAAAACCGCAACCTTCTGGAAGAGAGCGTCGAGGAACTAGAATCTAAAATGGGAGCTCTCCGAAAGTTGAAAAGAACCGCCGGTGTTGCTAACGTAGAGGAACTTATCGATTACTGTGAAGAGGCAGATAGAGAGTTAGAGTGGCTGAGAAGCAGTAACGACCTTAAAAACGACGTAGAGCGTCAAGTAGAGGAGCACAGAAAAAGCGCCTCTAGGATGGCTTTAGAGCTTCGGAGGCGGAGAAAAGAAGCGTCTTTATGGCTTGAATCCAGGGTGAACCTCTGTCTATCCCAGATGGCCATGGAGGACAGCCTGTTTTCCGTTGGGCTGATAGAGGAGAGCCGTCTTCGTACGACAGGAGCGGAATCGGTTGAGTTTAGATTATCCTGGGGCAAGGGAGATCCTGGTCCTGTCTCTAAAATGGCCTCAGGAGGAGAGCTTAGCAGAATATTGCTGGCCATAAGGCTATCTCTGCCAGACGATCAGTTCCCGTCCACTGTGGTCTTTGACGAGGTCGAGGCTGGGCTAGGCGGTAAGGCCGCTGTTCTGGCTGGAATAAAACTAAAGGAGCTCTCAAATCGTTGCCAGGTGATATTGATAACCCACGAGGCCACAATTGCCGCTCAAGCGGATTGTCATATGGTGGTTCGCCGTAAAGGAAACGAAAGCTACATCGAAAAGCTCGATAGAGATGGGAGGGTCTCCGAGATAGCTAGAATGTTATCTGGAGACTTTAACCTTGAAGAGGCCAAGTCCCATGCGGCTAAACTGCTAGATTCCTGA
- a CDS encoding NAD(+)/NADH kinase, with protein MREKSVIGLIVNTRKPKAIDLALDLLRWGPGEDICFRLPPLESSVLGIPVEEENWKDQVAVALVIGGDGTFLRAARYVLDDKIALFGVNVGHLGFLAAGDPCGVKDDVLQIANGNYRIQQRQILLGEIYRSGQIEHRLYALNDLVLTKGPLARVMEVDIHICNKLTGTLRADGIIASTPTGSTAYALSAGGPIVPPHVPCMILAPICAHTLYARPMVLGPEDVLTLVPRGESRDLTLTQDGQLGYEILPGDRIEITLSSDKKVDVLWLPDRDYYDLLSKKLMWGKTFYSGENKE; from the coding sequence GTGAGAGAGAAGAGCGTTATAGGACTCATCGTAAATACGAGAAAGCCTAAGGCTATAGACCTGGCTCTTGATCTTCTTAGATGGGGACCTGGTGAAGACATATGCTTTAGACTTCCTCCTTTAGAGTCCTCGGTGCTTGGAATACCTGTAGAGGAGGAAAACTGGAAGGACCAGGTAGCCGTCGCTCTGGTTATAGGTGGAGACGGCACGTTTTTAAGAGCAGCCCGTTATGTTTTAGACGATAAGATAGCCCTCTTTGGGGTCAACGTAGGACACCTCGGTTTTCTCGCTGCAGGAGATCCGTGTGGAGTAAAAGACGATGTCCTTCAAATAGCAAATGGGAACTATCGCATACAACAGAGGCAAATTTTGCTAGGCGAGATATACCGTTCCGGACAGATAGAACATAGGCTTTACGCCCTCAACGACTTGGTGCTTACCAAAGGTCCTCTAGCAAGGGTCATGGAGGTGGATATCCACATATGCAACAAGTTGACCGGAACCTTGAGGGCGGACGGGATAATTGCATCCACTCCAACTGGATCAACCGCCTATGCTCTCTCTGCCGGTGGGCCCATAGTGCCACCTCATGTGCCCTGTATGATATTAGCTCCTATATGCGCCCATACCCTATACGCCAGGCCTATGGTCTTAGGTCCTGAGGACGTCTTGACGCTGGTGCCGAGAGGGGAGAGTCGTGACCTAACCCTCACCCAGGACGGCCAATTAGGGTATGAGATTCTCCCTGGAGATAGAATAGAAATAACACTATCCTCGGACAAAAAAGTCGATGTCCTTTGGTTGCCTGACAGAGATTACTACGACCTATTGAGCAAAAAATTGATGTGGGGAAAAACTTTTTACTCAGGTGAGAATAAGGAGTGA
- a CDS encoding TlyA family RNA methyltransferase, which produces MKKQRERLDKLLVDRGLVETRNKAQALIMGGVVYVQGEKVDKAGTSIDVESNLEVRNAKEEWVSRGAHKLIKALDVFPLDVNGKVCVDVGASTGGFTDVLLRRGASMVYSVDVGYGQLHWRLRQDSRVIVMERTNARYLEGASFSPAPEIGVMDASFISARLLLPAIESILPDGGAIISLIKPQFEAGRERIGKGGVVRSPEIHLEILVEVADFLREKTDLGLVGCSFSPIKGPKGNIEFLFYMVKGEVGKDIDLKGIVDEAHQDGLR; this is translated from the coding sequence GTGAAAAAACAGAGAGAAAGACTGGATAAGTTGCTTGTAGATCGAGGGCTTGTGGAGACCAGAAATAAAGCTCAAGCCCTCATAATGGGCGGCGTCGTCTACGTTCAAGGGGAAAAAGTGGATAAAGCGGGTACGTCGATAGACGTTGAATCGAATCTCGAGGTCAGAAACGCCAAAGAGGAGTGGGTGAGCAGAGGAGCTCACAAACTGATAAAAGCTCTGGATGTCTTTCCCTTGGACGTAAACGGAAAGGTCTGTGTAGATGTAGGAGCCTCTACAGGGGGTTTTACCGATGTCCTTTTGCGCAGAGGCGCCTCTATGGTTTACTCCGTCGACGTTGGGTATGGACAACTACACTGGAGGCTAAGACAGGACAGTCGGGTTATCGTTATGGAGAGGACAAACGCCAGATATCTTGAGGGTGCCTCTTTTTCCCCTGCCCCTGAAATCGGGGTCATGGACGCCTCTTTCATCTCCGCTAGACTGTTACTCCCGGCTATAGAGTCGATCTTGCCGGATGGAGGAGCGATAATCTCGCTCATAAAGCCTCAGTTTGAAGCTGGAAGGGAGAGAATCGGGAAGGGGGGGGTGGTCCGTTCCCCTGAAATCCACCTGGAGATACTCGTGGAAGTTGCGGATTTTTTGAGGGAAAAGACCGACCTAGGCCTTGTCGGCTGTAGCTTTTCACCGATAAAAGGGCCTAAGGGCAACATAGAGTTTCTTTTTTACATGGTAAAAGGCGAGGTAGGTAAAGATATAGACCTCAAAGGTATAGTCGATGAAGCCCATCAGGATGGTCTAAGGTGA
- the dxs gene encoding 1-deoxy-D-xylulose-5-phosphate synthase, whose product MSLLENIEDFRQLKELNSNDLSVLCQDIRTLIADVIFRNGGHLASSLGTVELTVALLRNFNPLNDKIVFDVGHQTYPYKILTGRRDLFHTIRQFGGLSGFPKRNESPCDHFDVGHSSTSLSAALGYAKARDILKQDHHVVGVIGDGAIINGMAFEALNHLKDADTKVIYILNDNTMSISPRVGGAATHFAYLSTNPYYQKLKKAIKGCCKSLPKGESIESFLGNAKDQIKSLVKPDNIFNSLDIDYWGPFDGHSIEEMDLIFHLAKSFDRSVVIHLITQKGRGVEAAENEPSKYHGIGVAFSKEAPKSLSWSQAFANKVEKIAEKDPRVVALTPAMKEGSALNSFAARYPKRFFDVGIAEEHMMTLSAGMAAGGLRPVAFIYSTFLQRAMDQLSHDVCIQSLPVLIAVDRAGMIGEDGETHQGLSDITWCRSIPNLVFQAPRDLVDLEIMIDEAMKRSGATAIRYPRGSVIQALCRDNLKKTGGIKAEILYEPQGETLFIGIGKTVHFLNEARNEAIEKGFAEPGLMDLRTIAPLDWDTIDPLIMKGYRILIAEDGYLTGGIGEAIAARATEIGASCSIELMGVSDMFLPHGTVNDQWNLCGMTIDKAVAFCGEKTERKTG is encoded by the coding sequence ATGTCGTTATTGGAAAACATAGAGGATTTTAGGCAACTCAAGGAGCTAAATTCCAACGATCTTTCGGTTCTGTGCCAGGACATAAGGACTTTGATCGCCGATGTCATCTTTCGAAACGGTGGCCATCTAGCGTCATCTTTAGGGACAGTCGAGCTTACCGTCGCTCTTTTGAGGAATTTTAACCCTTTAAACGATAAGATCGTATTTGATGTCGGCCATCAAACCTACCCGTACAAAATCCTTACAGGTAGAAGGGATCTTTTCCATACCATAAGGCAGTTCGGTGGCCTGAGCGGTTTTCCTAAGAGAAACGAAAGTCCCTGCGATCACTTCGACGTTGGGCACAGCAGCACCTCTCTCTCCGCCGCTTTAGGTTACGCTAAAGCCAGGGATATACTCAAACAGGATCACCATGTAGTAGGAGTCATCGGCGATGGGGCGATCATAAACGGAATGGCCTTTGAAGCACTGAATCACCTGAAAGACGCTGACACAAAGGTTATCTATATACTAAACGATAACACAATGTCAATTAGCCCTAGAGTTGGAGGTGCGGCGACCCACTTTGCCTACCTTAGCACAAACCCTTACTATCAAAAACTGAAAAAAGCAATTAAGGGATGTTGCAAGAGCTTACCTAAAGGAGAGAGTATCGAGAGCTTTCTGGGAAACGCAAAGGACCAGATAAAGAGCCTCGTCAAGCCGGACAACATATTTAACTCTCTCGATATAGATTACTGGGGGCCTTTTGACGGTCATTCCATAGAGGAAATGGACCTTATCTTTCACTTGGCTAAGAGTTTCGATAGGTCTGTAGTAATACATCTCATAACTCAAAAAGGCAGAGGCGTAGAGGCTGCGGAAAACGAACCGAGTAAATATCATGGAATAGGGGTGGCTTTCTCCAAGGAGGCACCTAAGTCACTCTCCTGGAGCCAGGCTTTTGCGAATAAAGTCGAGAAAATAGCGGAAAAAGACCCTCGAGTGGTCGCTTTGACGCCTGCTATGAAAGAAGGATCAGCCTTAAACTCCTTCGCCGCTCGGTATCCTAAAAGATTTTTTGACGTCGGAATAGCGGAAGAGCATATGATGACTTTATCCGCAGGTATGGCAGCTGGAGGGCTTAGGCCTGTTGCTTTTATATACTCTACTTTTCTACAAAGGGCTATGGATCAACTCAGTCATGACGTATGCATTCAATCTCTCCCCGTCCTTATTGCGGTAGATCGAGCTGGAATGATAGGGGAAGACGGTGAAACCCATCAGGGGTTATCGGATATAACCTGGTGTCGATCGATACCTAACCTGGTATTTCAGGCTCCCAGGGATCTGGTAGATCTTGAGATTATGATCGATGAAGCTATGAAAAGATCCGGTGCTACCGCTATAAGATACCCCAGAGGATCGGTGATTCAGGCCCTGTGTCGAGATAATCTCAAAAAAACAGGGGGCATAAAGGCGGAGATCCTCTACGAACCTCAAGGAGAGACCCTCTTTATAGGGATAGGAAAAACCGTTCATTTCCTGAACGAAGCCCGAAACGAGGCGATCGAGAAGGGCTTTGCAGAGCCAGGACTGATGGACCTGAGAACGATTGCCCCTCTGGACTGGGATACCATAGATCCTTTAATAATGAAAGGATATCGCATTTTAATAGCAGAGGATGGCTATCTCACAGGAGGGATTGGAGAGGCTATAGCCGCCAGAGCCACCGAAATAGGGGCCTCCTGTTCCATCGAACTCATGGGGGTTAGCGACATGTTCTTGCCTCACGGAACGGTAAACGATCAATGGAACCTGTGTGGTATGACTATAGACAAGGCGGTGGCTTTCTGCGGTGAAAAAACAGAGAGAAAGACTGGATAA